The genomic region ATTTTGTTGAATTTTGGTTACAATTGAACAGTTGTTCTTTTCTAGGGTTTTCTTCTATAAGAGTTGAGTTTCTATCAAAAACCTCTCTTTTATcaacaaaatcaataaaatcacctgtttctttaaataaattaaaaaaaaaaaaatttacacgaGACATAAGACATTGGAAAAGGTGTAATTCTctctataataaaataatttcaaaaacaaattaaaCATATATAATTactgtgtttttgaattttgattgtGTATGAATTTTTTGAATCAACATTTCAGGTCACactcatgatccatcatcaagatgaaataaTTATTGTCATCTACTTATGCtatctttcatcctgatgatggatcacagaatgCAAACCAAAATATCAATTCAAAATATTCATACatgatcaaaatccaaaaacacaccAATCATATCGATATAGATTGTGGAAATCTGTTCAAATTAAACACAACTCTGACTCAATGACAAAATTACTAATTCCACACCTAAATGTTATATATCCGTTTGACTAATTCAAGCACAAATTTTCATACATAAGAATAATCAACTGATGACACTAGGACAATGAAGAGAAAGCATTTCTGAAATCTTGAACACAAATTTATAATCCAAATAGTTGATCACCTTCAACAATTTAAGGCACAAGAATACTCCATCTCATGTGCTTTTTAATCATATGAGCTATGTAAAGTTGATTTGAATAGAATCTAACACCCAAAAAGAAATCTTTACCAGAACTGATGGAATTTGAATTCTTGCAATGGGCAATGGCTGCTTGGACAGCACTCTGCAACTCTTCCATGCTGCTGATAGTACTAGAATTCAAACCATTGAGGACTCCACTATGAGTTGGAGAAGAAACCATGGAAGATGGGTAGCTTCTTCCAATGAGAACTCCACTATGGCTTGGAGATGAAACCATGGAAGATGGGTAGCTTCTCCCTGTCACCATACAACCATGGCTTGGAGATGTACCCCTTGGACTACCGAAACCAAAGTTTTTCTTAACCTTCCTTGGATCCTCAGTGAAACAAACATGGTGACTGCTTCTGAGACTATACTTCTTCTTACCCCTACTCTCTGAACCTGCCTCAATTCTCTTTTCTACTTCTGAAGCACTGACATTTTTATCTACTCTCAAGTGACCAGAAAATATC from Cryptomeria japonica chromosome 3, Sugi_1.0, whole genome shotgun sequence harbors:
- the LOC131033728 gene encoding probable membrane-associated kinase regulator 1, which encodes MGEKAKNTKGRSKKKDLPPLPTSNSRDSSPRYYDFQKKAVHPLPSSEESSRNGNNRGPLDVFHKYIKMIKPLYEKISNKCDQRIFSGHLRVDKNVSASEVEKRIEAGSESRGKKKYSLRSSHHVCFTEDPRKVKKNFGFGSPRGTSPSHGCMVTGRSYPSSMVSSPSHSGVLIGRSYPSSMVSSPTHSGVLNGLNSSTISSMEELQSAVQAAIAHCKNSNSISSGKDFFLGVRFYSNQLYIAHMIKKHMRWSILVP